A genomic segment from Fusarium keratoplasticum isolate Fu6.1 chromosome 10, whole genome shotgun sequence encodes:
- a CDS encoding Proline--tRNA ligase, which yields MAPQSSTAVDRKSDELIGITVSKIENFPQWYQEVVIKAEMVEYYGEVAGLFVLRPMTMFIWSEMRKWFQKHLDEMGIGEASFPLFLSSKSLAKEQDHIEGFAPELAWVTKAGDKNLDVPVAIRPTSEAIMYPYYSKWIRSHRDLPLRLNQWNSVVRWETKQTTPFLRTREFLWQEGHTAHLTEEEAGKEVLEILELYAKIYEDLLAVPVVRGRKTENERFAGGYYTMTLEGYIPSNGRGIQGATSHCLGQNFSKMFDIAVQDPAGEGHVHVWQNSWAFSTRVIGVMVMIHGDDKGLVLPPRVAKIQVVIVPVGISKKTTAEEKDQLLDQADEIRATLKKDAHLRVDVDAREGYTPAWKFNDWELKGVPLRLEFGPKDAMKGVVSYTQRYNNEKGTIPITEITTTVPKMLEEIQKGMYSRADATFKEHRRVVTAWDDVMGALDNKDLVLIPFCLDGKCEDQIKELTTKVEEEQGAPSMGMKSLCIPFEQPSALEEGTKCLNPECERLAKQWTMYVQKLLDKIKSQEEQLKERAGSRSTVDPSSELSPGNGDVVSDAGSEQNQLDELPLSPATELASGPAFESRVRSILRDHVDNNSLNLQTSPESSAFVSSAIEEEPHDHWRNALTLVDGIPSPTLLSKQESRRLFERFSSLMGINQHFLDPRTFSDSMDLLYQNETSRIRQMQTMWYTEYLLVMAMGMLIGSPSEGSANPPGNSFFAEAIHRLPPMHKLGSHGILSVEILCLASLYLQWCDRKYDAYLYIGSAVRLAIALGCSLPHDEQQGLSSEITHRVRVWWTAYMLDRRLSAGLGLPTGTDDRQLRSEMPRPAAGFQNPLPMIINIKIAQVTGKITTSFYGNAALTRTELVKKIQETLQTLHDIGRSIPSALSIDFTDSSSTIARTSASLYLMLFLAIILCIRPILLQRVKEKVQASKDNSPRAPVSPAISRLCQTCQEAAIKTIRILSALREDKSIALFGYFDLDATFSAAFVLTMMGFVEGDLQEPPEGLKQAAEILKYLSNAGNSAAQRRLNDLKQFCLHVWSPTNMTDDWSWLKEGSVSSLDNSPANRQNFSGDGGGNPNLQADAMTTWGPAAWISWQSTATGGEDAVHLDFSASENFQMDLSHEAGDIYSSFNDPTLPLTGVDDVDWAEVGKMFHMRNI from the exons ATG GCTCCTCAATCCTCCACGGCAGTCGATAGGAAATCAGACGAACTCATCGGCATTACTGTCTCCAAAATCGAAAACTTTCCACAATGGTACCAAGAAGTTGTCATCAAGGCTGAAATGGTCGAGTACTATGGAGAAGTGGCCGGCCTCTTTGTCCTTCGCCCCATGACTATGTTTATCTGGAGCGAGATGCGCAAATGGTTCCAGAAACATCTGGACGAGATGGGTATCGGGGAAGCGAGCtttcctctctttctttcGTCCAAGTCACTCGCGAAAGAACAAGACCATATCGAAGGGTTTGCTCCTGAACTTGCCTGGGTTACCAAGGC CGGCGATAAGAATCTCGATGTGCCCGTGGCCATTCGACCGACGTCCGAAGCGATCATGTATCCCTACTACAGCAAGTGGATCCGAAGTCATCGAGATCTCCCCCTGAGACTGAACCAGTGGAATTCTGTTGTTCGGTGGGAAACCAAACAGACCACGCCGTTTCTGCGGACAAGGGAGTTTCTTTGGCAAGAGGGCCACACGGCTCACCTgacagaggaagaagccgggAAAGAGGTCCTTGAGATCTTGGAGCTGTACGCAAAGATCTATGAAGATTTGCTCGCGGTGCCTGTTGTCCGAGGTCGCAAGACAGAAAACGAGCGGTTTGCGGGCGGTTACTATACCATGACACTTGAGGGGTACATCCCATCGAATGGACGAGGAATACAAGGTGCAACTTCGCATTGTCTTGGTCAGAATTTCAGCAAAATGTTTGACATTGCTGTTCAAGATCCAGCGGGCGAGGGACACGTTCACGTGTGGCAGAACTCGTGGGCATTTTCTACGCGCGTCATCGGCGTTATGGTCATGATCCATGGCGATGACAAGGGCTTAGTGCTGCCGCCGCGTGTGGCCAAGATACAGGTTGTCATTGTCCCTGTTGGGATTAgcaagaagacgacggccgaggagaaggatcaGCTGTTGGACCAAGCGGACGAGATACGGGcgacgttgaagaaggatgccCATTTGCGGGTTGATGTTGACGCGCGAGAGGGGTATACGCCTGCGTGGAAGTTTAACGACTGGGAACTCAAAGGAGTTCCGCTGAGGTTGGAATTCGGGCCTAAAGATGCTATGAAGGGCGTGGTGAGTTATACACAGAGGTATAACAACGAAAAGGGAACGATTCCGATCACCGAAATTACGACCACGGTTCCCAAGATGTTGGAGGAGATACAGAAGGGCATGTACAGCCGGGCTGATGCTACGTTCAAAGAGCACCGACGAGTTGTTACGGCCTGGGACGATGTGATGGGGGCTTTGGATAATAAGGATCTGGTGTTGATCCCGTTTTGTCTGGATGGAAAATGCGAGGATCAGATCAAGGAGTTGACTAcaaaggttgaggaggagcagggtGCGCCTTCGATGGGGATGAAGAGCCTGTGCATCCCGTTCGAGCAGCCTAGTGCTCTCGAAGAGGGGACCAAGTGCTTGAACCCCGAGTGCGAGAGGCTGGCAAAGCAGTGGACAAT GTACGTGCAGAAGCTTCTTGATAAGATAAAGAGccaggaggagcagctcaaggaaCGGGCCGGAT CGAGGTCTACTGTAGACCCAAGTTCAGAGCTGAGTCCCGGTAATGGCGATGTTGTCTCTGATGCAGGTTCCGAGCAGAATCAGTTGGACGAGCTGCCCTTGAGCCCAG CTACGGAGCTCGCATCTGGGCCAGCCTTTGAATCAAGGGTGCGGTCAATATTGCGTGATCACGTCGACAACAACAGCCTCAATCTCCAAACATCTCCCGAGAGCTCTGCATTCGTTTCTTCAGCCATCGAAGAAGAGCCTCATGACCATTGGAGGAATGCACTCACGCTGGTCGACGGTATTCCCTCACCAACTCTGTTGTCCAAGCAAGAATCTCGTCGACTGTTTGAGAGGTTCTCCTCCCTAATGGGTATCAATCAGCACTTTCTCGACCCGAGAACATTTTCAGATTCCATGGATTTGCTCTACCAGAATGAAACCTCGCGCATAAGGCAGATGCAGACAATGTGGTACACCGAGTAcctcttggtcatggccatgggcatGCTCATCGGTTCACCTAGTGAAGGATCAGCAAACCCTCCTGGGAATTCGTTCTTTGCTGAGGCGATTCATCGACTTCCGCCGATGCACAAGCTGGGCTCTCACGGGATTTTGTCTGTTGAGATTTTGTGCTTGGCTAGTCTTTATCTACAATGGTGCGATCGTAAATACGACGCGTACCTTTAT ATCGGTAGTGCCGTTCGTCTTGCCATTGCCTTGGGCTGTTCTCTGCCTCACGACGAGCAACAAGGACTCTCTTCAGAGATCACCCACCGTGTGAGAGTATGGTGGACAGCATATATGCTGGACCG CCGTCTTTCGGCAGGCCTTGGTCTTCCAACAGGGACCGATGACCGTCAACTCCGGTCAGAGATGCCCCGCCCAGCTGCCGGCTTCCAAAACCCTCTGCCCAtgatcatcaacatcaagataGCGCAAGTGACGGGCAAGATCACCACAT CTTTCTACGGCAATGCTGCTCTCACACGCACTGAGCTCGTGAAAAAGATACAAGAGACGCTACAGACTTTACATGACATAGGACGCTCAATACCGAGTGCTCTGTCTATAGATTTTACTGATTCTTCGTCAACAATTGCGAGAACAAGCGCATCTTTGTACCTGATGCTATTCCTG GCCATCATACTGTGCATCCGGCCAATATTACTGCAGAGAGTCAAGGAGAAGGTGCAGGCATCAAAAGATAATAGTCCACGGGCACCTGTATCTCCAGCTATAAGCCGTCTGTGTCAGACATGTCAAGAGGCCGCCATCAAGACGATCCGGATACTCTCCGCCCTACGCGAGGATAAAAGTATTG CATTGTTTGGCTACTTCGATCTCGATGCTACCTTTTCGGCGGCGTTTGTGCTGACCATGATGGGCTTCGTCGAGGGAGACCTCCAAGAACCACCAGAAGGTCTCAAGCAAGCGGCAGAGATTCTCAAGTACTTGTCCAACGCCGGAAATTCAGCAGCTCAGCGACGCTTGAACGATCTGAAGCAGTTCTGCCTTCACGTCTGGTCACCGACCAACATGACAGACGACTGGTCCTGGCTCAAGGAGGGAAGCGTATCCAGTCTCGATAATTCACCCGCAAACCGCCAGAACTTTTCcggagatggtggtggcAACCCGAACTTGCAGGCAGACGCCATGACGACTTGGGGACCGGCCGCGTGGATATCGTGGCAGTCTACGGCGACGGGTGGCGAGGACGCGGTGCATCTTGACTTTAGCGCGTCTGAGAACTTTCAGATGGATCTGAGTCATGAGGCTGGTGACATTTACTCTAGTTTCAACGATCCGACGCTGCCGTTGACGGGCGTGGATGATGTGGATTGGGCAGAGGTTGGCAAGATGTTTCACATGAGGAATATTTAG
- a CDS encoding DAO domain-containing protein: protein MTISKSSNIAIVGGGAFGLSTALHLTEAGYTNISIYEQDDQIPPRYSAANDLNKIVRAEYEDLFWTKLTIVSVIYHFSYLANVNPLIPQQAISAWKTPFYAPFFHQTGFIHCVSGNASEEATATLSRFRAAADAHSQLKDHVLPFREDGDIQKRFWQYTGSFPGWSGYFNSFDGYAHSGAALTAAYREAQARGVRFFLGPQGAVSEIVYEKTPDGRRATGIKTGSGRFHAADLVIVAVGAAATKLVPEIGTQVVAKSWSVAHVHLSDQEVSALRGIPITYARDLGFYFEPDPKTNLLKICPMGGGYINTDPRTGFSHAPKSLKDSAFVPEHDEVKMRKLLAETLPYLADRPLVKKSLCWFADTLNSDFIIDFVPQTSESLVLLTGDSGHGFKFFPIFGSWVKKLLEQGDQSTARWKWKDPKASQGDANWGGSVSWRLGETLELSDIQPPSAPKL, encoded by the coding sequence ATGACAATCTCCAAGTCTAGCAATATTGCTatcgtcggcggcggcgcctTTGGCCTCTCGACTGCGCTTCATTTGACTGAGGCAGGCTACACCAACATTTCGATCTACGAGCAAGACGACCAGATCCCCCCTCGCTACTCTGCAGCCAACGACCTCAACAAGATCGTCAGGGCAGAGTATGAGGATCTGTTTTGGACCAAACTCACCATTGTAAGTGTCATCTACCATTTCTCCTATCTAGCAAATGTTAACCCACTTATCCCCCAGCAAGCAATCTCCGCTTGGAAGACGCCCTTCTACGCCCCATTCTTCCATCAAACTGGATTCATTCACTGTGTTTCCGGCAATGCATCCGAGGAAGCTACAGCAACCTTGAGTCGCTTCCGGGCAGCAGCCGACGCCCATtctcagctcaaggaccATGTACTTCCTTTCCGTGAAGATGGCGACATCCAGAAGCGCTTCTGGCAGTACACTGGTTCGTTTCCAGGATGGAGCGGTTACTTTAACAGTTTCGACGGCTATGCACACTCCGGAGCTGCCTTGACCGCTGCCTACCGAGAGGCGCAGGCTCGCGGTGTGAGGTTCTTCCTCGGTCCCCAAGGCGCAGTGTCCGAGATTGTGTATGAGAAGACTCCCgatggaagaagagcaacTGGCATCAAGACTGGTAGCGGTCGTTTCCACGCAGCAGACTTGGTCATCGTGGCTGTCGGAGCTGCCGCCACCAAGCTGGTACCCGAGATTGGAACCCAAGTCGTCGCCAAATCTTGGTCTGTCGCCCACGTCCACCTATCCGACCAAGAAGTTTCTGCTCTTCGAGGTATCCCCATCACATATGCTAGGGATCTCGGTTTCTACTTTGAGCCGGACCCCAAGACAAATCTTCTCAAGATCTGCCCCATGGGCGGTGGTTACATCAACACGGATCCAAGGACTGGCTTTTCTCATGCCCCCAAGTCACTCAAAGACAGCGCGTTTGTCCCTGAGCATGATGAAGTCAAGATGAGAAAGCTACTCGCCGAGACTCTCCCATATTTGGCGGATCGGCCTCTGGTCAAAAAATCTCTATGCTGGTTCGCCGATACACTGAATTCAGATTTCATCATCGATTTTGTTCCTCAAACCTCAGAATCACTGGTCTTGCTCACCGGTGACTCTGGCCACGGATTCAAGTTCTTCCCCATCTTTGGGTCTTGGgtcaagaagcttcttgaaCAGGGCGACCAGTCCACCGCTAGATGGAAGTGGAAGGATCCCAAGGCCAGCCAAGGTGACGCCAACTGGGGAGGAAGCGTCAGCTGGCGGCTGGGAGAGACACTGGAGTTGTCGGATATTCAGCCTCCCTCAGCCCCCAAGCTGTAG
- a CDS encoding Multifunctional fusion protein has translation MPITRALGMSVSRAGRTLPRGLRAAPFSTSVQRRADATAPFRLPDPRNEPNPEYRKGSPERKKLEEALSKLRSQLPVRSDVFYNGTIQATSKSLDQVMPSEHGTVFTNYPMASRQQTSEAIEAALKAKRSWEEMPFVDRAAIFQKAAELATTEYRYELIAATMLGQGKNIWQGEIDAAAELADFFRLNCNYAAELLEKQPTRGTNGMWSRMDWRPIEGFVYAVSPFNFTAIGGNLISGPALMGNVVIWKPSQYNVYASAIVYKILLEAGLPPNVIQFLPGDAEEITDVVLKHKDFGGINFVGSSKVFRSIYGKIGQGIAEERYKDFPRVVGETSGKNFHLIHPSADIESAVNHTVRGAFEYQGQKCSATSRVYLPQSRAEEFLKGIKSKVEQITIGSPDKQLEAFMGPVIHKHSFNKIKGIIDSANNDPSVKLLVGGTYDDSVGYFVKPTVYQVDSPDHRLFNEEIFGPVFAVYVYPDSQWGSILKQVDEAGGGLALTGAIFAKSRAAIREAEDALRYSAGNFYISKFPLINCKTTAALIGQQSFGGGRSSGTNDKAGSSDPLRRFASPRMIKEEFFPQKTFLYPSNES, from the exons ATGCCCATCACCAGAGCTCTCGGAATGAGTGTAAGCCGTGCAGGCCGGACACTCCCTCGCGGACTCCGAGCTGCCCCATTCAGCACTTCAGTCCAGAGGAGAGCCGATGCCACGGCGCCGTTCAGACTTCCTGATCCCAGGAACGAGCCCAAC CCAGAATACAGAAAAGGCTCCCCTGAACgcaagaagcttgaagaGGCCTTATCCAAGCTCCGCTCACAACTCCCCGTTCGATCCGACGTCTTCTACAATGGCACCATCCAAGCCACGTCCAAGTCACTCGACCAAGTCATGCCCTCAGAGCATGGAACCGTCTTCACAAATTATCCCATGGCATCCCGCCAACAGACCTcagaggccattgaggcAGCGCTCAAGGCTAAGAGGAGTTGGGAGGAGATGCCTTTTGTCGATCGAGCTGCTATCTTCCAGAAGGCGGCCGAACTAGCTACAACTGAATACCGTTATGAGTTGATTGCTGCGACGATGTTGGGGCAAGGAAAGAATATTTGGCAAGGAGAAATCGATGCTGCCGCGGAACTGGCAGACTTCTTCCGGCTCAACTGCAACTATGCTGCCGAGTTGCTCGAGAAGCAACCAACTCGAGGCACCAATGGTATGTGGAG CCGAATGGACTGGAGACCCATCGAGGGCTTCGTCTACGCCGTATCCCCCTTCAACTTCACAGCCATTGGCGGCAACCTCATCTCAGGCCCAGCTCTGATGGGCAACGTTGTCATCTGGAAGCCCTCCCAATACAACGTCTACGCCAGCGCCATCGTGtacaagatcctcctcgaaGCAGGCTTGCCACCAAACGTTATCCAATTCCTCCCCGGCGATGCGGAAGAGATCACAGACGTGGTTCTGAAACACAAGGACTTCGGAGGCATCAACTTTGTCGGTTCGTCAAAGGTCTTTCGATCGATTTATGGCAAGATTGGACAAGGTATTGCGGAGGAAAGATATAAGGACTTTCCTCGTGTGGTTGGAGAAACCAGCGGAAAGAACTTTCATCTTATCCATCCCTCGGCAGACATTGAAAGTGCTGTGAACCACACTGTTCGTGGCGCCTTTGAGTATCAGGGTCAAAAGTGTTCTGCTACTTCCCGCGTTTATCTCCCACAGTCGCGAGCGGAAGAATTCCTCAAAGGCATCAAATCCAAGGTCGAACAGATCACCATTGGAAGCCCAGATAAGCAACTTGAAGCTTTCATGGGACCTGTCATCCACAAGCACTCCTTCAACAAGATCAAAGGTATCATCGACTCGGCCAACAACGACCCATCAGTCAAGCTACTAGTGGGCGGTACCTATGATGATTCTGTTGGCTATTTTGTGAAGCCAACCGTGTATCAAGTCGACTCTCCAGACCATAGACTCTTCAACGAAGAAATCTTTGGACCCGTATTTGCAGTTTATGTCTATCCCGATTCTCAATGGGGCTCCATTCTGAAGCAGGTTGATGAGGCCGGAGGTGGTCTCGCCCTGACCGGagccatctttgccaagaGCCGAGCAGCCATTCGTGAGGCAGAAGATGCGTTGCGTTACTCTGCCGGTAACTTTTACATCAGCAAGTTCCCCCTAATCA ACTGCAAGACAACTGCTGCCCTCATCGGTCAACAATCTTTCGGTGGTGGTCGTTCCTCAGGCACAAACGACAAGGCCGGTAGCTCTGATCCCCTGCGACGATTTGCGAGCCCCAggatgatcaaggaggagttcTTCCCTCAAAAGACATTCCTGTATCCTAGCAACGAGTCTTGA
- a CDS encoding Proline dehydrogenase yields MPSLRHRASLLSSTSKRAIAFLRSTASSQRRNVANRTSVSVTPLPPPHSLLPTGMLLRSLLIATVSSHSVLLTPSLAILSFFSKPRPALFSVEKNPLLHAIFKSTLYKHFCAGENVGEVKTTIENIKDMGFRGVILTYAREVVVDSSTEQEVGVGALEYKEKDATELEKEVAFDEGIQAWRDGVLETASMLGEGDFLALKFTGAGAKVTEALTAKKSLPTQMQDALDAVCEQAIKRKASILVDVEQQFVQPGIDDVALSLMRTYNRDHATVYNTYQAYLKSTPSTLLRHLHLSKDQGFTIGVKLVRGAYMATEPRHLINDTKQQTDDSYDSITQGLLEGRYQDLEHGSSAGFPRLNLFLATHNKQSALNAYQVQQKRSEEGLPLIKVQYGQLLGMADEVSCTLLQLGEKAGQTSPEVYKCLSWGTLGDCISYLLRRAVENRDAVSRTKAEYFAVRKEVWRRLKSALTFGIANR; encoded by the exons ATGCCTTCCTTACGACACCGCGCATCTCTATTGTCTTCTACCTCAAAACGAGCTATTGCTTTCTTACGATCGACGGCGAGCTCTCAGAGGCGCAATGTTGCCAACAGAACCTCAGTCTCGGTAACACCACTGCCACCCCCTCACTCTCTCTTACCCACCGGAATGCTTCTTCGATCGTTACTCATTGCAACTGTCTCGAGTCATTCAGTCCTTTTAACACCATCACTTGCCattctttccttcttttccaaACCTCGGCCCGCTCTTTTCAGCGTCGAAAAGAACCCGCTGCTACATGCAATCTTCAAGTCAACGCTGTACAAGCACTTTTGCGCCGGGGAGAATGTGGGAGAAGTCAAGACGACGATAGAAAATATCAAGGATATGGGGTTTCGAGGTGTCATCCTGACTTATGCCCGCGAGGTTGTGGTTGACTCTTCGACGGAGCAAGAGGTTGGTGTGGGGGCTCTGGAgtacaaggagaaggacgcTACCGAGCTTGAGAAAGAAGTCGCATTTGACGAAGGCATTCAGGCATGGCGAGATGGTGTGCTGGAGACTGCTTCGATGCTCGGAGAGGGTGACTTTCTGGCTCTCAA ATTCACTGGCGCTGGGGCTAAAGTCACCGAGGCATTGACAGCCAAGAAGTCTCTTCCAACTCAGATGCAAGATGCCCTTGACGCTGTTTGTGAGCAGGCGATCAAACGCAAGGCCAGCATCCTAGTCGACGTCGAACAGCAGTTTGTCCAGCCCGGCATCGACGACGTTGCGCTGAGCCTCATGCGCACATACAATCGAGACCATGCAACAGTCTACAACACATATCAAGCCTATCTCAAGTCGACACCCTCAACACTCCTGCGTCACTTGCATCTCTCCAAGGACCAGGGGTTTACTATTGGCGTCAAGTTGGTGAGAGGGGCGTACATGGCAACGGAACCGCGACATCTCATCAACGATACGAAGCAGCAGACGGATGATTCGTATGATTCCATCACTCAAGGGCTGCTGGAGGGAAGATATCAGGATCTGGAGCACGGTTCATCGGCTGGTTTCCCTCGACTCAACTTGTTTCTGGCAACCCACAACAAGCAGAGCGCGCTCAACGCATACCAAGTGCAGCAAAAGCGCTCTGAAGAGGGACTGCCTTTGATCAAAGTGCAATATGGACAGCTGCTTGGCATGGCTGACGAGGTTAGCTGCACTTTGCTGCAGCTCGGTGAGAAGGCGGGCCAGACATCCCCGGAGGTGTACAAGTGCCTGAGCTGGGGAACGCTGGGCGACTGTATCTCGTACCTTCTTAGAAGGGCTGTAGAGAATCGGGATGCCGTTTCGAGGACAAAGGCGGAATATTTTGCTGTGAGAAAAGAGGTTTGGAGGCGGTTGAAGAGTGCTCTTACGTTTGGAATCGCGAATAGATAG
- a CDS encoding DNA primase large subunit, producing MLRQDFNRIDPKRRNVVDYRKKQFATPQYKDLDYPHRLNFYADPPTADITLEQFEQWAIDRLRVLAELEACSFRNKSPAETATHMKPILKKYLNLEANSSGSGKIFAQRQKDHYSHFILRLAFASTEDLRRRFTRVETMLFRLRLNDDDLAERSAFVKTLGLDWCEDVTEDERREYAAELAAFNSGRKGDAEDDSWFKVDWERVPELIESRRVFLKAGKAFVPGREQTGMVIGEFSSRLERQLELTARALPRLDEDDRLTPILNHLSKNFITPDSAYSSNTAAVPGAHISAANIDNLSQHFPACMSHLHRSLRRDAHLKHFGRLQYGLFLKGIGLNLEESLMFWRSSFHKITDDTFNKDYRYNVRHIYGDVGGDSNRRGGGYSPFSCQKILTEHPPGPGEAHGCPYRHFSMENLTALVQSMGVNDRSVIQGIKDDKDKQKYHMACNRVFEHLHKAEMKKAKDEGVMTQNQLETMVHPNEYFKRSFLLKNLGKETDVNMEG from the exons atGTTGCGGCAAGACTTCAACCGAATCGACCCCAAGAGGCGGAATGTCGTTGACTACCGCAAGAAGCAGTTTGCTACACCACAGTACAAGGATCTCGACTATCCTCATCGCCTCAACTTTTACGCGGACCCTCCCACGGCAGACATTACGCTTGAGCAGTTTGAGCAATGGGCCATCGACAGACTTCGAG tcctcgccgagctcgaAGCATGCTCGTTCCGCAACAAGTCCCCCGCCGAGACGGCTACGCACATGAAGCCCATCCTCAAGAAGTATCTGAACCTTGAGGCCAACAGCTCAGGCTCGGGCAAGATTTTCGCGCAACGACAAAAAGATCACTACAGCCACTTTATCCTCCGCCTAGCTTTTGCGTCCACAGAAGACCTGCGACGCCGATTCACCCGTGTCGAGACGATGCTTTTCCGTCTCCGACTCAACGATGACGATCTTGCCGAACGATCAGCATTTGTGAAGACCCTAGGCCTGGACTGGTGCGAGGATGTGACAGAGGATGAGAGGAGGGAGTACGCTGCCGAGTTGGCCGCATTCAACAGCGGCAGGAAGGGAGATGCCGAAGACGATTCTTGGTTCAAGGTGGACTGGGAGCGAGTCCCCGAGTTGATCGAGAGCCGGAGGGTCTTTTTGAAGGCTGGCAAGGCATTCGTGCCAGGACGTGAACAGACTGGTATGGTCATTGGGGAGTTCAGCTCACGGCTAGAACGCCAACTCGAG TTGACTGCTCGTGCGCTGCCCCGACTCGACGAAGACGATCGCCTGACCCCTATCCTTAACCATCTTTCCAAGAACTTTATCACTCCAGACTCGGCGTACTCGTCCAACACAGCCGCCGTGCCGGGTGCTCATATCAGCGCTGCCAATATCGACAACCTTTCTCAACACTTCCCGGCTTGCATGTCCCATCTGCATCGCTCCCTGCGCCGTGATGCCCACCTGAAGCATTTCGGTCGTCTACAATacggcctcttcctcaagggCATTGGTCTCAATCTGGAGGAGTCTCTCATGTTCTGGAGAAGCAGCTTCCACAAGATTACCGACGATACCTTCAACAAGGACTACCGGTACAATGTTCGTCACATATATGGCGACGTTGGTGGTGATTCCAACCGGAGGGGAGGCGGATACAGCCCGTTCAGTTGCCAAAAGATTCTCACTGAGCATCCGCCAGGCCCCGGCGAAGCTCACGGATGTCCGTACAGGCACTTTAGCATGGAGAACCTCACAGCGCTGGTGCAAAGCATGGGCGTGAATGATCGATCCGTGATTCAGGGTATCAAGGATGATAAGGACAAGCAAAAGTATCACATGGCGTGTAACCG TGTCTTCGAACACCTACACAAGgcagagatgaagaaggccaaggatgaagGTGTCATGACCCAAAACCAACTCGAGACAATGGTGCATCCCAATGAGTACTTTAAGCGCAGTTTCTTGCTCAAGAACCTGGGCAAAGAGACGGATGTGAACATGGAGGGTTGA